The Pirellulales bacterium genome segment CCCGCTTCTTCAGGTCCTCGTGCAGGCCGCCGATTTTCTCGGTGAACTGCGGATTGGCATTGTCCGGGGCGCTGGCGCCTTGTACCGCTTTTTCGGCACTGGTGATGGTGTTCTTGTCGGCCTCGTATCTCGTCGCCAGCGCGCCGGAGGCCTTCATCCAGACGACGACCGAGGTGAGCACGACGATGGCGGCCAGAATCCAGAAATGGTGCTTCTTGGCCACGCCCAAATAAACTTTGACTTGGTCCATCGCTATTTCTCCTGCTTTATCGGTTCGTCGGTCTTGACGGGGGTATCGGTCGCGCCGTTGGCGGCCGCCGGCGGTGCCGCGTCGGCGGCATCGGCTGTTTTGCTTGGCGGCGCGGCGGGGGCCTCATCGGCCGCCGCTTCGCCCGCTGCCGCCTGCACCGCTGGCGCGTCGGCCGGACCGACTGCGCCGGGATAGAGTTGCACGAGCTCCACCATGGTGTCCGGCTTCGGCACCTGCCAGCAGAACTGCAGAAAAAAGTCGTAGCGCGGAGCGTCAATGAGCGTCTTCTCGGCTTGACCGCCGCCGGCCGCGCCCGGCATGCCAGGCATGGGCGCATTGGCCCGGCCCGCGGCGGGCTTCGCTTTTTTGCCGGCCCCGGCCTTGTCGTCCTTTCCGTTGGAGGGCTTTTGAGGCTCCTCTTGCACGGCGTCTATCCAGAGCTTGTACTTGAAATCGATGTTTTTCGTCGAAATCAACACCGGATGTCCAATGCCCAGCTTCTTCAACGGAAAGCTGGTCGGTCCGCCTTCCCAGCGCTCTTCCAGCGGCAGGGGGATCTCGTCCTGCATCAGGTTTTTCAATAAGGTTCTGGCGACGAACGCCGCGCCAAAATCGCCGCCCTGCGGATTGTGATAGTGATACCCTCGCAACTCGAAGACCCAGCCGGGACCCGTGGGCGGTTCATTCGCCGCGGCGGCTGGCGCGGCGGCCTCAGCAGGTGCCGCCGGCGCGCCGCCCGCAGCAGGTGCCGCGGGCGCGGCCGGACCGGCCGGCGGTGCGGCGCCGCCACCGGGCTGTCCGTCAGCCGGAGCAGGTGCGACAGCGGGGCCGGGCTGTGCGCCATTCGCGGGCGCGGCCGGGCCGGCCGGAATTCCGTTGGCCGCGGCGGCGGGACTCCCGCCCATCAGTTCCGAAAGCGGCCGGTCGTAGGCCTTGACGCCGCCGTACCAAGTGCCCAGGTCGGGGTAGTAGACGCAGGTGATGCGATCGATGTTGATCTCATTGCGCTGCGTGATCTCTTTGGGCCGCTCCATCCCAGGCGGGGTCCGCGGAAGACAAAGATTGACCGCCTTCATCAGCTTCAACCAAATGTCGCGCCCCACGACGTTCTGAATAAAGCCCTCGCCGATCTTGGTGGTCTTGCTGTACTTTTCCTTCGCGGCCTTGAAATCCGTTTGATAGCCGTTGACTTTCGTCACCACGGCATTGGCGGCCTTGACCTGTGGGTCCCAGCCGTTCTCCATGGCCACGGAGTTGGCGGCCACCCAGTGCATGAAATAGCTCACGCCGCAGCCCAGCAAAAGCGCCGCGGCCGCTCCCACCGCCCAGGGACGTTTCTCGCGGATCAACCGCTCTTGAGTGATCTCGCGCGGCAGCAGGTTCGTCTGCACGCGCGTCTCGCGCAGCGCCTGCAACGTGAGCCCGTAGCAGACGCCAAAGGCCGGCACGTTTTCTTTGAAGGCCGGCGCGTCGACCACCGCCGAACCCGTCAGCCCGCGAAACGACTCCAAGCGCACCAGGTCGAAACCCAGGTTCTGGGCCAAATACCGTTGCAGGCCGGGCAGCTTCATGGCGTTGCCCAAGGCCACCGCCCGTTTGATCTTCGCCCGGCGGTCGAGATTGGTGAAAAAGCTGATCGAGCGCTGCACCTCGGTGAGCAGGTCGTTGAACACCGGCCGCATCGCCTGGAACAAGGCCTTGGGGTCTTCGGCCTGGGTGGCGTTGCGCTTCAAATGCTCGGCCGAAGCGAAGGTCAGCTTCAACTCTTTGGTCAGCGCCTTGGTGAAGTGGTTGCCGCCGATCGGGATGTTCCGCTGCCACACGCGGAAACCGTTCGTCACCACCAGATCGGTCGTGTCGGTGCCCAGCGAAATCAAAATGACCGATTCGGGCGGACTCTCCGCGTCGTATTCCTCCGCAGGCGGCAGGTTCTCCATTTGGTCGAAGGCCACGAAGTTATACAGGGCCAGCGGCGTGAGCTGCACGATATCGACTTCGATGCCGGCTTCGTTGAACGGCTTCAGGGCCCGATAGACCTGGTCGCGCTTCATGGCGAACAGACCCACCTCGGTCTCCATGGCGAAGCCCTCGATCACGCTGCCGCCGACCATCGTCTGGAAGTCCCAGACGACGTCTTCCAGCGCGAAGGGAATCTGCTGCCGCGCCTCGTACTTGACGATGTCGGGGATCTTTTTGGCCTCGACGGGCGGCAGCTTGATGAAGCGGGTCAGGCCGCTTTGCCCGCTCACCGAGACCACCACGCGGTCGCCGCGCACGCTGTTGCGCGAGAGGAACTGCTTCAGCGCGTCGCGCACCAGCTCGACCGGATCGACGTCGGGCTGGCTGAGGATTTTGGGATACTCGATGTAGTCGAAGGCGTCAGCGGTGACCTTCGACGGTTCTTCGTGGGGGCGGCAGCGCAGCGCCTTCAGCGCGCACTGGCCAATGTCGATGCCCCACACGGCGTCAGTTTTCGCCATGGCTGGGTTTCCTTAACTCTGTCCGTTCGCCATTCGGGCGGATGATCGCGCCCGATCGGCAAACCCAGCGCCGTTGGTCGAAGAAACAACGACCGAAGACGGGCAACGAAACGGCGCAGGGATGCCTACAAAGATAACTCTATCGCCTCGACAAGGGCGTTGTCAACTCAATTCTCGTCCGCCAGCGGTTGATTCTAGCCGCGATTGGCTCACCCAGACCAAGGAAGGTGACGCCCTATAGCCTTGACAGGCAACCGGCACCGCGCTAGATTGGCGGATTGCAATGAACTTGGCATGCCACCCTGCCGAAACCGATGCCCACAATCAATCAGCTCGTTAAGAAGAACCGCCGGCCACCGCGCAAATTCAGCAAGTCGCCGGTGTTGGACAAGTGCCCGCAAAAGCGGGGCGTCTGCTTGCAAGTCAAGACGATGACGCCTAAAAAGCCGAACTCGGCCTTGCGCAAGATCGCCCGCGTGCGGCTTTCCAACGGCAAGGAAGTGACCGTTTACATTCCCGGCGAAGGCCACAGCCTGCAAGAGCACTCGATCGTGCTGGTGCGCGGCGGGCGTGTGCGCGACCTGCCCGGCGTGCGTTATCATATCGTCCGCGGAGCCCTCGACACCCTGGGCGTCGAAGGTCGCAAGCAGTCGCGCAGCCTCTACGGCGCGAAGAAGAGCTAGTTAAAATTGCAGAGGGATTGGGGGTTGGGTGTTAGGGGTTGGGGACTGAGAATTCCCAATCCTAATCCCCAACCCGCAACCCGCAACCCCCAACCCCCAACCACCAACCACCAACCCCCAACCCCCAACCCCTC includes the following:
- the pilM gene encoding type IV pilus assembly protein PilM produces the protein MAKTDAVWGIDIGQCALKALRCRPHEEPSKVTADAFDYIEYPKILSQPDVDPVELVRDALKQFLSRNSVRGDRVVVSVSGQSGLTRFIKLPPVEAKKIPDIVKYEARQQIPFALEDVVWDFQTMVGGSVIEGFAMETEVGLFAMKRDQVYRALKPFNEAGIEVDIVQLTPLALYNFVAFDQMENLPPAEEYDAESPPESVILISLGTDTTDLVVTNGFRVWQRNIPIGGNHFTKALTKELKLTFASAEHLKRNATQAEDPKALFQAMRPVFNDLLTEVQRSISFFTNLDRRAKIKRAVALGNAMKLPGLQRYLAQNLGFDLVRLESFRGLTGSAVVDAPAFKENVPAFGVCYGLTLQALRETRVQTNLLPREITQERLIREKRPWAVGAAAALLLGCGVSYFMHWVAANSVAMENGWDPQVKAANAVVTKVNGYQTDFKAAKEKYSKTTKIGEGFIQNVVGRDIWLKLMKAVNLCLPRTPPGMERPKEITQRNEINIDRITCVYYPDLGTWYGGVKAYDRPLSELMGGSPAAAANGIPAGPAAPANGAQPGPAVAPAPADGQPGGGAAPPAGPAAPAAPAAGGAPAAPAEAAAPAAAANEPPTGPGWVFELRGYHYHNPQGGDFGAAFVARTLLKNLMQDEIPLPLEERWEGGPTSFPLKKLGIGHPVLISTKNIDFKYKLWIDAVQEEPQKPSNGKDDKAGAGKKAKPAAGRANAPMPGMPGAAGGGQAEKTLIDAPRYDFFLQFCWQVPKPDTMVELVQLYPGAVGPADAPAVQAAAGEAAADEAPAAPPSKTADAADAAPPAAANGATDTPVKTDEPIKQEK
- the rpsL gene encoding 30S ribosomal protein S12 — its product is MPTINQLVKKNRRPPRKFSKSPVLDKCPQKRGVCLQVKTMTPKKPNSALRKIARVRLSNGKEVTVYIPGEGHSLQEHSIVLVRGGRVRDLPGVRYHIVRGALDTLGVEGRKQSRSLYGAKKS